In the genome of Bremerella sp. P1, the window GCGTTTTCCTTGAGTGGAGAAGGGGCCGACACGATCAACCTGGTCGACTTCAAAGGTAAGAAGCTCGTCATCACGTTCAACCGCGCCAACTGGTGCCCCTTCTGCATGAAGCAAGTCGTTGATTTGCAGAAGAACTACGATGCCATCAAGGATGCCGGTGCCGAACTGCTGATCATCTGGCGAGAAGAAGCAACCGGCTCGGATGGCCTCAAGAAGATCCGCGAACGCACCAAAGCGGCCATGCCGTTTGCGTTGGATCTGGAAGCCCAGAAGACAGGTGCCTACAGCACGGATGGTTTCGATGCATATATCCTCGACGAGGAAGGCAAGATTATCGCCATCCTCGAAGGCACGAAGCCGGATCGCGCGTTGGGTGATGAAATCCTCCATGCACTGGGCAAGAAGTAGCCCGCGAGATCTTTTTCGGATGGCTGGTAGCGTTTCACGGAACCAGCCATCCTTAGCACTGATCTATCTGATCGCCCAAGTACTGCGTTACGAATCTCCAGCGCCTCAATACTATTGGGCCGCTCGGGGTGGCTCTTTCCCCGGTGGCGGAAGCCAAGTGACGACTGGGGGCGTGGTTCCCTTGTAGTCGCGGATAGCTAACTCTTGCTTGACATAGTGCTGCGGTCGACGACTTCCTGGTATGCGGAAGTTGTCTCCTTTTTGCAGAATCGGACGCTTTTCAGGCGATTGTCCGAAGGGCCAGTTGCCCGTCATCTCGACAGCCACCCAGCGATCGGTGCCGTCGTCCGTCTTGGTCAGAAATTCGGGATAGCAGTGACCCGGTACCCAAACCGTTCTCGCGGGCACATTACCAGCACGGCAGAGGGCGACAAATAGAGTCGTCATTTCTTCGCAATCACCGCGACCTTCATCCAGAGCAGCAACCGCTCCTTTCATCGGACCGTTCTCGTACGCCACGTTTTCGTGCACAAAGTCGTAGTACGCTTTCACCTGCTCCCAGGGCGTGACGCTGGGTTTGGCCAATGAATTGGCAACGCCAGTGATCTTTGCGTCGCGACTCTCGACAAAGGGACTAGGTAGCAGATACTTGCGTTGATCCCGATCCAGATCCTTGCTCGCGGGAAGTATCAGTTGTTGGGGGTCACTCGGAGGGGTAACGCCCTGTCGGGCAACGCGAAACCGGAGCAGTACCTTGGCAGTATCGCCCGCAGACAGACGCGGAATATCGACGCGTGCCTGACGAGTACCGTCCAGGTCAACGAATCGCAAGTTCGCACCGTTGGGGTGAAGCTCTTGATGGACAAGCTCGGCCTGTTGGTCTTCCCAGTTCGAAGGAACGGGAAATGTCGCCGTAACGCCCAGTGTTGTCCCGGAGACCTGCAGCGTGAAGCCGGTCTCGAAGGTATCGCCATCGGTCAATTGCGCGGTCGGCGTTTCGACTGGTCCGAACTGAGCCTGGGCGCTGGCGCAGATGGCCAGCACAATCATCAACGCATAGGAGAGATACTTAGCCACCGAGCACCTCTCGGACGAACTCGACCTTTGGTTTTCCGCCGCCGCGAATGGCTTTGCCGCTGAGTTTTTCATTCACAAAGCGAACAGGATCTTTTCGACCGGGAACGCGAAAGTTATCTCCCTTTTGAAGAATGACCGGATGGTCAGGCATTTCGCCAAACGCTCGATCTCCCGCAACACGGCACGGATACCAATGGCCTTCCCCTTCCGCGTCTTCTAAGTAGAACTCGGCGTAGCTGGAACTAGGGATCCAAACCGTTCGAGCCGGAATATCGGCGGCACGGCAAAGGGCGATGAACAATCCAGTGACGTCCTCGAAGTCCCCCTTCTTGTCACGCAGAGCCGTGACGGCGTTGGTTGGTTTCATCGAGGTGAAGGTAATGTTCTCGCGGACCCAGTCGTAAATCGCTTCGACCTTTTCCCAGTCGGAGTCGATGTCTTCAATGATCGCGTTAGCCTGGCGACGGATCTCACCGTGGCGAGATTCGATGTAAGGACTCGACCCCAGGTAGCGTCGCATGGCGAGCGGAAGCCGTTTGGGAATCGTCAGGCCGGAGGTGTCTGCGGGAGGTGCGGCCGAGCGTCGTTCGATCTCGACGGTAATCACCGCGACAGCGGTTTGACCGGGATTAATACGAGGAACGGTGATCATCATTTCCTTGACGGTTCCTTCCACCAAGCGATAGCCGACTCGACCAATCTCGGGAGAAACCTGTTCATCAGCCAGGCGGACGGTTTGTTCTGGCCAATCGGCTGGAACCGGGATGGTTGCCGTCAGGCCGCCACAGGGACCACCAACCGCTGCGATTTTGACGCCCACCTGATACTTCGTTGTCTTTGAAGTTCCCAACACAGTGGCCGA includes:
- a CDS encoding transglutaminase-like domain-containing protein gives rise to the protein MLRSTFALLILCVLCPQPAWAQFENVQPDEAKSATVLGTSKTTKYQVGVKIAAVGGPCGGLTATIPVPADWPEQTVRLADEQVSPEIGRVGYRLVEGTVKEMMITVPRINPGQTAVAVITVEIERRSAAPPADTSGLTIPKRLPLAMRRYLGSSPYIESRHGEIRRQANAIIEDIDSDWEKVEAIYDWVRENITFTSMKPTNAVTALRDKKGDFEDVTGLFIALCRAADIPARTVWIPSSSYAEFYLEDAEGEGHWYPCRVAGDRAFGEMPDHPVILQKGDNFRVPGRKDPVRFVNEKLSGKAIRGGGKPKVEFVREVLGG
- a CDS encoding peroxiredoxin family protein, yielding MFAKWISGLSILAIAVLASPIMADELKVGDKAPAFSLSGEGADTINLVDFKGKKLVITFNRANWCPFCMKQVVDLQKNYDAIKDAGAELLIIWREEATGSDGLKKIRERTKAAMPFALDLEAQKTGAYSTDGFDAYILDEEGKIIAILEGTKPDRALGDEILHALGKK
- a CDS encoding transglutaminase-like domain-containing protein; translation: MAKYLSYALMIVLAICASAQAQFGPVETPTAQLTDGDTFETGFTLQVSGTTLGVTATFPVPSNWEDQQAELVHQELHPNGANLRFVDLDGTRQARVDIPRLSAGDTAKVLLRFRVARQGVTPPSDPQQLILPASKDLDRDQRKYLLPSPFVESRDAKITGVANSLAKPSVTPWEQVKAYYDFVHENVAYENGPMKGAVAALDEGRGDCEEMTTLFVALCRAGNVPARTVWVPGHCYPEFLTKTDDGTDRWVAVEMTGNWPFGQSPEKRPILQKGDNFRIPGSRRPQHYVKQELAIRDYKGTTPPVVTWLPPPGKEPPRAAQ